One stretch of Lagenorhynchus albirostris chromosome 13, mLagAlb1.1, whole genome shotgun sequence DNA includes these proteins:
- the SRSF7 gene encoding serine/arginine-rich splicing factor 7 isoform X2: MSRYGRYGGETKVYVGNLGTGAGKGELERAFSYYGPLRTVWIARNPPGFAFVEFEDPRDAEDAVRGLDGKVICGSRVRVELSTGMPRRSRFDRPPARRPFDPNDRCYECGEKGHYAYDCHRYSRRRRSRSRSRSHSRSRGRRYSRSRSRSRGRRSRSASPRRSRSVSLRRSRSASLRRSRSGSIKGSRSRSRSRSRSRSLSRPRSSRSKSRSPSPKRSRSPSGSPRRSASPERVD, encoded by the exons ATGTCGCGTTACGGGCGGTACGGAGGAG AAACCAAGGTGTATGTTGGTAACCTGGGAACTGGTGCTGGCAAAGGAGAATTAGAAAGGGCTTTCAGTTATTATGGTCCCTTAAGAACTGTGTGGATTGCCAGAAATCCTCCGGGATTTGCCTTTGTGGAATTTGAAGATCCTAGAGATGCAGAAGATGCAGTGCGAGGCCTGGATGGGAA agtGATTTGTGGTTCCCGAGTGAGAGTTGAACTATCAACAGGCATGCCTCGGAGATCTCGTTTTGATAGACCACCTGCCCGACGTCCCTTTGATCCCAATGATAGATGCTATGAGTGTGGCGAAAAGGGACATTATGCTTATGATTGTCATCGCTATAGCCGCCGAAGAAGAAGcag GTCACGGTCTAGATCACATTCAAGATCCAGAGGTAGGCGATACTCTCGCTCTCGCAGCAGGAGCAGGGGAAGGAG gTCAAGATCGGCATCTCCTCGGCGATCAAGATCTGTGTCTCTTCGTAGATCGAGATCAGCTTCACTCAGACGATCTAGGTCTGGTTCTATAAAAGGATCGAG ATCCCGGTCCAGGTCGAGATCAAGATCCAGGTCTCTTTCACGACCAAGAAGCAG CCGATCGAAGTCCAGATCTCCATCTCCAAAAAGAAG tcgTTCCCCATCAGGAAGTCCGCGAAGAAGTGCAAGTCCTGAAAGAGTGGACTGA
- the SRSF7 gene encoding serine/arginine-rich splicing factor 7 isoform X1: MSRYGRYGGETKVYVGNLGTGAGKGELERAFSYYGPLRTVWIARNPPGFAFVEFEDPRDAEDAVRGLDGKVICGSRVRVELSTGMPRRSRFDRPPARRPFDPNDRCYECGEKGHYAYDCHRYSRRRRSRSRSRSHSRSRGRRYSRSRSRSRGRRSRSASPRRSRSVSLRRSRSASLRRSRSGSIKGSRYFQSRSRSRSRSRSLSRPRSSRSKSRSPSPKRSRSPSGSPRRSASPERVD, encoded by the exons ATGTCGCGTTACGGGCGGTACGGAGGAG AAACCAAGGTGTATGTTGGTAACCTGGGAACTGGTGCTGGCAAAGGAGAATTAGAAAGGGCTTTCAGTTATTATGGTCCCTTAAGAACTGTGTGGATTGCCAGAAATCCTCCGGGATTTGCCTTTGTGGAATTTGAAGATCCTAGAGATGCAGAAGATGCAGTGCGAGGCCTGGATGGGAA agtGATTTGTGGTTCCCGAGTGAGAGTTGAACTATCAACAGGCATGCCTCGGAGATCTCGTTTTGATAGACCACCTGCCCGACGTCCCTTTGATCCCAATGATAGATGCTATGAGTGTGGCGAAAAGGGACATTATGCTTATGATTGTCATCGCTATAGCCGCCGAAGAAGAAGcag GTCACGGTCTAGATCACATTCAAGATCCAGAGGTAGGCGATACTCTCGCTCTCGCAGCAGGAGCAGGGGAAGGAG gTCAAGATCGGCATCTCCTCGGCGATCAAGATCTGTGTCTCTTCGTAGATCGAGATCAGCTTCACTCAGACGATCTAGGTCTGGTTCTATAAAAGGATCGAGGTATTTCCA ATCCCGGTCCAGGTCGAGATCAAGATCCAGGTCTCTTTCACGACCAAGAAGCAG CCGATCGAAGTCCAGATCTCCATCTCCAAAAAGAAG tcgTTCCCCATCAGGAAGTCCGCGAAGAAGTGCAAGTCCTGAAAGAGTGGACTGA